A single region of the Arthrobacter sp. zg-Y820 genome encodes:
- a CDS encoding tetratricopeptide repeat protein: MSAGRLAPDMVRARFNTLIAARRPEEALQLVRAQLPHHRDSVFIWALLCHGYLSTEKYPEAEEAGRQALALAPQDSSVRINLGLALFHQGKQADAVECAAQAVELRPEEAEGHFWLGHILLNGNADGKKGREAALSSARTALELDRETGDYYWLAARASSQLGNYDAARTYLADGLGAEPGHRALLKLGTQLSGGQAVVGDEVGVVRSLLAEDPMDADAHRLLRGQVFAGLRLPTLLPWLQAAAFCFLAPFVPAAGDGGATPVAVALAVLFGWVGRRHYRRLDSRLPAGYLKEQVDDTPLAKAGLILGAAAMLAVTAGTVWSGAAGSGDQLRWALACTAAAVLPAIVGRQLLLAGEERGGQRAGGGRYRRPDSSDSTALLWILGCLLTVLALLHWNRWVYAGAALLAFGLLLLVVLLGVTVRFFANEPSPDGMRAGLRTIPGWERGLLAGCAAGFLIVGGALSLSGMHLLQQGPTPQPLDSSPAAPEPSGEPVPQPSDFRPPDSNSLPPLPVFTMQPLPTIGGG; encoded by the coding sequence GTGAGTGCAGGAAGGCTGGCACCGGACATGGTCCGGGCCCGGTTCAACACGCTCATCGCCGCCCGCCGCCCGGAGGAGGCGCTGCAGCTGGTCCGCGCTCAGCTGCCCCATCACCGGGACAGCGTGTTCATCTGGGCGCTGCTCTGCCACGGATACCTCTCCACCGAGAAGTATCCGGAGGCCGAGGAGGCCGGGCGGCAGGCGCTGGCCCTTGCACCTCAGGATTCCAGCGTCCGGATCAATCTGGGGCTGGCCCTTTTCCACCAGGGCAAGCAGGCGGACGCCGTGGAGTGCGCAGCTCAGGCAGTGGAGTTAAGGCCCGAGGAGGCGGAAGGGCACTTCTGGCTGGGCCACATCCTGCTCAACGGGAACGCTGACGGGAAGAAGGGCCGGGAAGCCGCTCTCAGCTCTGCCCGGACCGCGCTGGAACTGGACCGGGAAACCGGTGATTACTACTGGTTGGCGGCGCGGGCAAGTTCACAACTGGGCAACTACGACGCCGCCCGCACTTACCTTGCAGATGGCCTTGGCGCGGAACCCGGGCATCGGGCCCTGCTGAAGCTGGGCACCCAGCTGTCCGGCGGGCAGGCGGTGGTGGGCGATGAAGTGGGTGTGGTGCGCTCACTGTTGGCCGAGGATCCCATGGACGCTGATGCGCACCGGCTGCTGAGGGGACAGGTATTCGCCGGACTGCGCCTGCCAACCCTGCTTCCCTGGCTGCAGGCCGCCGCCTTCTGCTTCCTGGCGCCGTTTGTTCCGGCAGCGGGCGACGGCGGCGCCACCCCGGTTGCCGTGGCCCTTGCCGTGCTCTTCGGCTGGGTTGGACGGCGGCACTACCGGCGGCTGGACAGCCGCCTGCCGGCGGGATACCTGAAGGAACAGGTGGATGACACACCGCTCGCCAAGGCCGGTCTGATCCTGGGTGCTGCCGCCATGCTCGCCGTGACGGCCGGAACCGTCTGGTCAGGTGCTGCGGGCAGCGGTGACCAGTTGCGCTGGGCCCTGGCCTGCACGGCCGCGGCCGTCCTTCCGGCCATAGTCGGACGCCAGCTCCTGCTGGCCGGTGAGGAACGCGGCGGACAGCGCGCCGGCGGCGGACGCTATCGGCGTCCGGACAGCTCCGACTCCACCGCGCTGCTGTGGATTCTGGGCTGTCTCCTTACCGTTCTGGCACTCCTGCACTGGAACCGGTGGGTCTATGCCGGCGCCGCGCTGCTGGCCTTCGGGCTGCTGCTCCTGGTGGTCCTGCTGGGCGTAACCGTCAGGTTCTTTGCCAACGAGCCGTCGCCGGACGGGATGCGGGCGGGCCTGCGGACCATTCCCGGCTGGGAGCGCGGCCTTCTGGCCGGCTGCGCGGCCGGTTTCCTGATCGTGGGCGGGGCGCTGAGCCTGTCCGGGATGCACCTGCTGCAGCAAGGGCCCACGCCGCAGCCCCTCGATTCCTCACCTGCTGCGCCGGAACCCTCCGGGGAGCCGGTTCCGCAGCCAAGCGACTTCCGCCCGCCGGATTCCAACAGTCTCCCTCCGCTGCCGGTGTTCACGATGCAGCCGCTGCCCACCATCGGCGGCGGCTGA
- a CDS encoding AAA family ATPase: MNEDVLASLRRAIESSPEDAALRLHVAEMLLGAGRHSEAIGETNAVLQRDPAHQAALDLLNRTAAAMTSGAGVSAELPVPAADPGGADAGTEPEPEPEPEDQPAAAVDPEPEEQPDAAVEPGAVEPAAGSAEPAAAAFDWTRAETEVGSEVPPPFVKEPQLAYGGDGPGVAPLDPEVPPITFADVGGLEAVKKRLDESFLQPMKNAELAKAFGKSLRGGLLLYGPPGCGKTFLARAVAGELGAVFMSATMTDIMAPYHGETERNLKAVFDSARAKTPTVLFLDEVDAIGMRRSSLGGHHVMTRQMVNQLLIEMDSMAGDNDGLYLLAATNHPWDLDEALLRPGRLDRTLLVIPPDYEARLQILEHQLRDRPLAGINLEQIAARTDVFSGADLQHLCVTAAEKAMTESIRANRICPITMDHIESAFAEVGATTLSWLESSRNVVKFSNAHGRYNDLADYLRSRGML; this comes from the coding sequence ATGAACGAGGACGTACTGGCCAGCCTGCGGCGGGCCATTGAATCCAGTCCGGAGGACGCTGCACTGCGGCTTCATGTAGCGGAAATGCTGCTGGGAGCGGGCCGTCATTCCGAGGCCATCGGCGAGACCAACGCCGTGCTGCAGCGGGACCCGGCCCATCAGGCCGCACTGGATCTGCTGAACCGCACCGCGGCCGCCATGACGTCCGGTGCCGGCGTTTCCGCGGAGCTTCCCGTTCCTGCGGCAGATCCGGGCGGAGCGGACGCCGGCACGGAGCCGGAGCCGGAGCCGGAACCGGAAGATCAGCCGGCCGCCGCCGTCGACCCCGAGCCGGAAGAACAGCCGGACGCCGCCGTTGAACCCGGCGCCGTCGAACCGGCTGCGGGTTCCGCTGAGCCGGCCGCGGCAGCCTTCGACTGGACCCGCGCTGAAACCGAGGTGGGCTCGGAGGTTCCGCCGCCGTTCGTGAAGGAGCCCCAGTTGGCTTATGGCGGGGACGGCCCCGGCGTGGCCCCCCTCGACCCCGAGGTGCCTCCGATTACCTTCGCCGATGTCGGCGGCCTGGAGGCGGTCAAGAAGCGCCTGGACGAATCCTTCCTGCAGCCGATGAAAAACGCCGAATTGGCCAAGGCCTTCGGCAAGTCGCTCCGCGGCGGACTCCTGCTGTACGGGCCCCCTGGCTGCGGCAAGACCTTCCTGGCCCGCGCGGTGGCCGGAGAACTCGGTGCGGTGTTCATGTCCGCCACCATGACGGACATCATGGCCCCCTATCACGGCGAGACCGAGCGCAACCTCAAGGCAGTGTTCGATTCTGCCCGCGCGAAAACACCCACCGTCCTGTTCCTGGACGAAGTGGACGCCATCGGCATGAGGCGCAGCAGCCTCGGGGGACATCACGTCATGACCCGGCAGATGGTCAACCAGCTGCTGATCGAAATGGACTCGATGGCCGGGGACAATGACGGCCTGTACCTGCTGGCAGCCACCAACCATCCGTGGGACCTGGATGAGGCCCTGCTGCGGCCGGGACGCCTGGACCGAACCCTGCTGGTGATTCCGCCGGACTATGAAGCCCGTCTGCAGATCCTTGAGCATCAGCTGCGGGACCGCCCGCTGGCCGGAATCAACCTGGAGCAGATTGCGGCGCGCACCGACGTGTTTTCGGGCGCAGACCTGCAGCATCTCTGCGTGACGGCGGCCGAGAAGGCGATGACGGAATCCATCCGGGCCAACCGGATCTGTCCCATCACCATGGACCACATCGAGTCGGCCTTCGCAGAAGTGGGCGCCACCACGCTGTCCTGGCTGGAGTCCTCCCGGAACGTGGTGAAATTCAGCAACGCGCATGGCCGCTACAACGATTTGGCGGACTATCTGCGCTCCCGCGGCATGCTGTGA
- a CDS encoding DUF3151 domain-containing protein has product MSDEFRKNLLGPEPTYLPEESDVVARLEAGDEAVDLAAKHPTSSQVWAILADEAFEEGRTIESYAYARVGYHRGLDSLRRSGWRGTGPIPWEHVPNQGFLRALYALGRAAAAIGESEEVERITKFLNESDPQAKVAIEGRES; this is encoded by the coding sequence ATGTCAGATGAATTCCGCAAGAACCTGCTCGGCCCCGAGCCCACCTACCTGCCGGAGGAGTCCGACGTCGTCGCGCGCCTCGAGGCCGGAGATGAAGCCGTTGACCTGGCAGCAAAACACCCCACCTCCTCGCAGGTGTGGGCCATCCTCGCCGATGAGGCCTTCGAAGAAGGCCGCACCATCGAGTCCTACGCCTACGCGCGGGTTGGTTATCACCGCGGCCTGGATTCCCTGCGCCGCTCCGGCTGGCGCGGCACCGGTCCCATCCCGTGGGAGCACGTGCCGAACCAGGGCTTCCTGCGTGCCCTGTATGCGCTGGGCCGCGCGGCTGCAGCCATCGGCGAGAGCGAGGAAGTGGAGCGCATTACCAAGTTCCTGAACGAGTCGGATCCGCAGGCGAAGGTGGCCATCGAGGGTCGCGAGTCCTAG
- a CDS encoding class F sortase gives MTNPTAGRRGDLRAAAAAVLLLLTGCGGAAQTGAGHLDTENTPPAGPVLSAEAPVTAPSSPAVTPDTAAPADAPVPVPGTPQVTSPPSPERPVPAMAESVPESLNIPSVGARSSLIRLDVDSKGSLEVPSGRPGSPAGWYIHSPTPGEPGPAVILGHVNAEGGGPGIFADLRKLQPGDEVEIIREDGSTAVFSVQHGEQYPKDAFPSEKVYGNTEGPELRLITCDGYDPKAGTFADNYVVYARLVH, from the coding sequence ATGACTAATCCGACAGCCGGCCGCCGCGGGGACCTCCGGGCAGCCGCGGCGGCCGTCCTCCTGCTTCTCACCGGCTGTGGCGGCGCCGCCCAGACAGGCGCCGGGCATCTGGATACCGAGAATACGCCGCCCGCCGGTCCGGTCCTTTCCGCGGAAGCACCCGTGACGGCGCCATCCTCGCCTGCCGTCACCCCTGATACCGCTGCGCCTGCCGACGCCCCCGTCCCAGTTCCGGGAACACCCCAGGTCACGAGTCCGCCCTCCCCGGAACGCCCGGTCCCGGCCATGGCCGAATCAGTGCCGGAATCCCTGAACATTCCGTCCGTCGGCGCCCGCTCATCCCTGATCCGCCTGGACGTGGACAGCAAGGGATCCCTGGAGGTTCCTTCGGGCAGGCCCGGATCACCTGCCGGCTGGTACATCCACTCCCCCACACCCGGAGAGCCCGGGCCAGCCGTCATCCTGGGCCATGTCAACGCCGAGGGCGGAGGCCCGGGAATCTTCGCGGACCTGCGCAAGCTGCAGCCCGGCGATGAAGTTGAGATAATCCGCGAGGACGGCTCAACCGCAGTGTTTTCCGTCCAGCACGGGGAGCAGTATCCCAAGGACGCCTTTCCCAGCGAGAAGGTCTACGGCAATACCGAAGGACCCGAACTGCGGCTCATCACCTGCGACGGCTACGACCCGAAAGCCGGAACCTTCGCCGACAATTACGTCGTCTACGCCCGCCTCGTCCACTGA
- a CDS encoding excalibur calcium-binding domain-containing protein, whose protein sequence is MKKHTAGLALAAVTGFSVLSATPAFAVTGPYQNCDAAAADGIYNIQRGDYRYGEHLDRGGVDGIGCEDDSKPLTPIETAPPVDPTPEPPMPGQVGRMPVGGANTGITQEPQGSNAGILALGGGLVLAAAAGGTFIVRRRSAQQD, encoded by the coding sequence ATGAAAAAGCACACTGCAGGTTTGGCTCTGGCGGCAGTCACCGGCTTCTCGGTTCTTTCGGCGACTCCGGCTTTCGCCGTGACCGGCCCATACCAGAACTGCGATGCCGCCGCTGCGGACGGCATTTACAACATTCAGCGCGGTGATTACAGGTACGGAGAGCATCTGGACAGGGGCGGGGTGGACGGCATCGGCTGCGAAGATGACAGCAAACCCCTGACTCCGATTGAAACCGCTCCACCCGTTGATCCCACACCCGAACCTCCAATGCCAGGACAGGTCGGCCGGATGCCCGTAGGCGGCGCGAACACCGGCATCACCCAGGAACCGCAGGGCTCCAATGCCGGCATCTTGGCTCTCGGCGGCGGACTGGTCCTGGCCGCCGCAGCAGGAGGCACATTCATTGTCCGCCGCCGCAGCGCACAGCAGGATTAG
- a CDS encoding adenylosuccinate synthase, whose translation MPAIVIVGAQWGDEGKGKATDLLGGRVDYVVKPNGGNNAGHTVVVGGEKYELKLLPAGILSPNAIPVIGNGCVVNLEALFEEIDGLEARGADTSKLRISANAHLVAPFHQVMDKVTERFLGKRAIGTTGRGIGPAYMDKVARLGIRVQDIFDESILRQKVEGSLRQKNQLLVKVYNRRDVDVEEVVEYFLSYADRLRPMIIDSTYELNRALDEGKVVLMEGGQATFLDVDHGTYPFVTSSNPTAGGASVGSGIGPTRITRSVGIIKAYTTRVGAGPFPTELFDDMGLYLQKTGGEFGVNTGRPRRCGWYDAVLARHASRVNGFTDYFVTKLDVLTGIEQIPVCVAYDVDGVRFDEMPMTQTDFHHAKPIFEYFDGWTEDITGARTLDDLPKNARDYVLALEKMSGTRFSAIGVGPDRDQTIVVRDLISE comes from the coding sequence ATGCCCGCAATTGTCATCGTCGGCGCCCAGTGGGGCGACGAAGGTAAAGGTAAGGCCACTGACCTGCTCGGGGGCCGTGTCGACTATGTCGTCAAGCCCAACGGCGGCAACAACGCCGGCCACACCGTCGTCGTCGGCGGTGAAAAATACGAACTCAAGCTTCTGCCCGCCGGCATCCTGAGCCCCAACGCCATTCCGGTGATCGGCAACGGCTGCGTGGTGAACCTCGAAGCCCTCTTTGAGGAAATCGACGGCCTGGAAGCCCGCGGCGCCGACACGTCCAAGCTGCGGATCTCCGCCAACGCCCACCTGGTGGCCCCGTTCCACCAGGTCATGGACAAGGTCACCGAGCGCTTCCTGGGCAAGCGTGCCATCGGCACCACCGGCCGCGGCATCGGTCCGGCCTACATGGACAAGGTGGCCCGCCTTGGCATCCGCGTCCAGGACATCTTCGACGAGTCGATCCTCCGCCAGAAGGTCGAAGGCTCGCTGCGGCAGAAAAACCAGCTGCTGGTCAAGGTCTACAACCGCCGCGACGTCGACGTCGAAGAGGTCGTCGAGTACTTCCTGTCCTACGCGGACCGGCTGCGGCCAATGATCATCGACTCCACCTATGAGCTGAACCGGGCGCTCGATGAGGGCAAGGTTGTCCTGATGGAGGGCGGCCAGGCCACCTTCCTGGACGTGGACCACGGCACCTACCCGTTTGTGACGTCCTCCAACCCCACCGCCGGCGGCGCATCAGTGGGTTCGGGCATCGGCCCGACCCGCATCACCCGCTCGGTGGGCATCATCAAGGCCTACACCACCCGTGTGGGTGCCGGACCGTTCCCCACCGAACTGTTCGACGACATGGGCCTGTACCTGCAGAAGACCGGCGGCGAGTTCGGTGTGAACACCGGACGTCCGCGCCGCTGCGGCTGGTACGACGCCGTGCTGGCGCGCCACGCCTCGCGCGTGAACGGCTTCACTGACTACTTCGTGACGAAGCTGGACGTGCTCACGGGCATCGAGCAGATTCCGGTGTGCGTGGCGTACGACGTCGACGGCGTCCGGTTCGACGAGATGCCGATGACGCAGACCGACTTCCACCACGCGAAGCCGATCTTCGAGTACTTCGACGGCTGGACCGAGGACATCACCGGAGCCCGGACCCTGGACGACCTGCCCAAGAACGCCCGCGACTACGTGCTGGCGCTGGAGAAAATGTCCGGCACGCGCTTCTCGGCCATCGGCGTCGGTCCGGACCGCGACCAGACGATCGTGGTGCGGGACCTGATCTCCGAATAA
- a CDS encoding DUF427 domain-containing protein: MEHQPLSHAQESPQESVWDYPRPPRLEPTAEHVQVFLGGRLIADTTSAVRVLETSHPPVYYIPLEDFAPDSLVPVEGATFCEYKGKAAYFDVAAGSTRARRAAWTYPDPSPGYGPLASRAAVYSRKMERCTVDGEDVQPQEGDFYGGWITGRITGPFKGAPGTGGW; encoded by the coding sequence ATGGAACATCAACCGTTGAGCCACGCTCAGGAGAGCCCGCAGGAGTCCGTCTGGGACTATCCGCGCCCGCCGCGGCTGGAACCCACCGCTGAACACGTCCAGGTTTTCCTTGGCGGACGGCTGATCGCCGACACCACCTCCGCCGTGCGGGTGCTGGAAACCAGCCATCCGCCGGTGTACTACATTCCGCTGGAGGATTTTGCCCCGGATTCCCTCGTTCCGGTCGAAGGCGCCACGTTCTGCGAATACAAGGGGAAGGCCGCCTATTTCGACGTCGCGGCGGGATCCACTCGTGCCCGGCGGGCCGCCTGGACCTATCCGGACCCGTCGCCGGGCTACGGACCGCTCGCCAGCCGCGCGGCGGTGTATTCCAGAAAAATGGAGCGCTGCACCGTGGACGGCGAGGACGTCCAGCCGCAGGAGGGGGACTTTTACGGCGGGTGGATCACGGGACGCATCACCGGACCGTTCAAGGGAGCCCCGGGCACCGGCGGCTGGTAA